The Chiloscyllium plagiosum isolate BGI_BamShark_2017 chromosome 14, ASM401019v2, whole genome shotgun sequence genome segment CATTCCCACGAACTAGATCCAGCAATGTCTTGGAATGGACACACAGTGCTGCAGGAAATTCTGCTGAACACAATTGAGTTACACCTGCCCATCACTGCCCTTTGTTCTATCACTATTGCAATCTATGTTTCAGTCATTTAAGTCCTCCATTGTAACTAATCTTTGATgttcacacttatctgtattttCCTCATAGATTTATTTCTTTACATCCTTCCCACAAACTGATGGTCTATACATTACACCAAGAAGTGTTCCTTGGCTCAAGTTAAATTGAACCTGCccttgaattcatgggacatccTCATTCTCCAGCattcagcatgaatgagttggactgacagGTGTGTCAATGCCAATTACTGAGTGAATTCCCATTTGCATCAATGGCCTCAATGGCATTTCATAGTACAAACTGTTACTTCCACATTCTGTCAATGGTGGAAGAACAAGGCATTTGGCATCAGTTACACTGAAATAATTTAAAACCACCTCAGTTTTGTGACTGAATGGTAAGGGCTTAGACCATTAAAGAAGTTCCAACTGGAACATTTTTGCACCTTCTACAGTTAATTAAGAAATTCGATGCACTGTGAAAATGTTTCAAcctaagtttttttaaatttaaaaatgtatcatGATTGGGTACAAAATGTTGCCAGAAAATATTTACCTACAATAGGTCTGAAATCACAGCAGGAGATTCTTCACATTAACATGCAATACAGCATTTGTAGATGAAACCAGCATTTACCTAAAAATGGTTATCATATAATAATGAAAAGATTATTTATATGCCAAAGTACACACTCTGATTCAAAGTAGTTGTAGGCATTGTCCTTCACTCTGATTTGTACAACAAAACATCATGGGTTCATGTTTCATTCCCAATATCTAAGTACATATCTACAGTAGGGGTCAGGAGGctccttaaaaaaaatgaaaaaaagccttctaacatgttaaaattgtacaagactttggtttggccgcatttagaatactatgtacagttctggtcgccacattaccaaaaggatgtggacactttggagagggtgcagagaaggtttatgaggatgttgcctggtatggaaggtgctagctatgaagagaggttgagtaagttaggattgttttcatcagaaaaaagaagattgaggggggacctaattgaagtttacaaaatcatgaagatcaATGACAGAGTAGATAgtgataagctttttcccagggtgagggattcaatagcGAGAGTTGAagcgttcaaggtgagaagtgaaaagtttaagggggatacacgtggcaagtactttacacagagggtggtaggtgcctggaacacattgccagcagacatagtagaggcaggcatggtagatccATTTAAGATGtgactggacagatgcatgagtaggggagagcagagggatacagatactttgGAATTGGGTGatgggtttagacagtggatttggatcaggtcaggtttgaagggccaaagaACCTGTTCCTGGGCAGtaaattttccttgttctttgttctaaatatgAAAGACAATGAAAATTTAATAAGAGTAAAAACATAGGTGTACtttaagagaaaaaaacagagtgTCCAGAATCAAAGGAACATCATGCAGTTACATCCCAGGAATAGCTATTACTGCCCAAATCtcgatatggagatgccggtgttggactggggtggacaaagttaaaaatcacggaacaccaggttatagttcaacaggtttatttggaagtacaagcttttggagtgctgcttctttatcaggtagctcgtggaacaggatcataggacacacaaTTTAAAGCCAAAGGTTATagtgtcatataactgatgcgatatattgaacaaacctagattactgctaagtctttcatcttttaaattgggttacaggttttgattcattaatatgtaaatcccagaacttattttaagtcacattcccgagctaacttaaggttttataaaagaaagTGACATTTCATctcagacaatgcactaaagTCGTGAGGTAAGAGtcaaactgattctatttccaaagtaggaacttataacatgtcacatggattgactgcctacagatgaaagacttaacagcaatctaggtttgttcagtatatcgcTCAGTTGTATGAGGCTAtgaccttttgttataaattcaatGTCCTATaattctgccccactagctacctgacgaaggagcagcgctccaaaagcttgtacttccaaataaatctgttggactataacctggtgttgtgtgatttttaactgtaccCAAATCTTAAATTTGCCTTAGGGTTTATCACGTTTTTCTTGGAGAATAATGGAGTATGTTTTCTTCACACTTCTGCATTTTCTGTTCAGCAAAGCATTTCAGCTTCGTCAAGTCGCTGAAATTAATTACTTTTAATTGAACGTGTcaaaattcagattttaaaattcattaaaatatAAGAAAAATCAGATTCGTTGATCGCTGAATATGAGCAATATGTATATTTCTGAATGACAGTTAACCCAAATTTTGTATTGATTAATGCAATGATGAAATGAACCGACAAAGAAAGATCATTCAGCTGCTCGGTGCATTGAATTGCATACACGGCTAAATACAGACGAGTCCTCTACAATACTGTTCTTTCTTTATTTCAGTACGCGGTTGTGAAATAATTCGAAAGGAGCAGGACATTGACCCTTGTTACCGCGCCGTTGCAAATTCCTAAACGGGAGCTAAATAAGATGGAAAAGATCGACGTGCCGCTCAGTCAGCCGAGTTGCAGACCCCTGATCTGGTTTGGAACTTCAATGTAGCGTGGAACTGTGCTGCCAAAGAGACTTGCTTTCCCATTAAGTGCTTTTCTTGCTTCAAGACACTATTTCAAAGTAATTGCTAAGACATAAAGCAGTGTAATGTCTCCATATTACCTTGAGGAAGGAGGATAGCAGAAATTATAGCCTATCAGAATTGTAGTCAAGCGAAGCACTATATGCAAATATCTACATTTCTATTTCCATCAGATGGAAAATCGGTGATTTCGGAGATGTGCTGCCTCTAAAGATTTGGCTGTCAAGTTGTGGTAACTCCAGTCTTCAATGACATTTCACGGCTAGTCTCAGTTGCAACTCATACTTGACATTGTTGATTTGCTCTGGAAGCACTTTCATGGCTTTTTGGTCATGCACTCGATCAAGAATTCCCGCCTGCAGCAAAAATCTGTTTCCAGAGCAATAGCTGCATTGTCAGGTTCAAACTATAGACCCAGCAATAAGGAGAGCTTCAATCAGGAAGAATCCCTCTGAACCAGTGAGGGGGTTAGAGGGCAAAAGTGTTTCTGCAACTGAAGACATTTGGAGGTGAAAGATTTCCTCTCTGAACTAGGAGATAGGTTGTGAAGCACAGCTGTCTTCAGTGGGGTTCAGAGGATGAGCCCACTTTGCTGCAGAGGAAAATGACTGTTCAAATAGCTTTGCAGAGCGTAATGGTCAGATGGTCCAAttagattttgttttcctttgtaaaacgtagattaaaaacaaaagttttaaaagggataaGAACGCACGTATTCTAATTCAACATTTCCCATGCCACTTTGCCTTCAGCTCTCCAGTGCGAATTTGGGATGGGGAAGATCCAAGTGGGAACAATTGTGGAGTTATAAATGTGTTACCTTATACGCTGAGTTCGGTCCTGCACTGTTATCACCTGCTATTCTGCAACCACTGACTTTCCAACACAGGAAGTAATCACCAACAGGACTCCTGACTTTTTCACTCGTTTTGGTCAGTGGATATTGAGATGAATTTTAACGTCCTCACTTCTGTCTCAACTGATATCAACCATTCATTATTTACCAGTCAGGCATCCTGAGACTTTGTTTCATCGTCACACCCGTGCTACACATATTcataatctctcatttaaatatGTCTACATTCATATAAGTATATCTTATACacgtggtttaaaaaaaacaacagaaagcGCTGGGGACAGAAAGATGACAGCCAATATTCAGGAGCAAATAGTTCCAATTTGTTCGATACATTTTACTGATTTTACTGAATCACTGAATAGATAATTGAAATATGTTGTTTTAAAATGCAGGAAATTAACTACATTGAAGCAGCGAACATAATAAAAGTTTGTAATTTAATCAAAAGTCTAATGCATGAAATCTTTGCTAAAGAAATATATTGCATCGCAGCGATTATCATCGGCATTTATGACTTTACATCTGCTCGTAGTTAGGTCTCCTGAATGTTGAAGTTTACATGCATTACAGATAGCTGCAGAAAGCACACAACTTTTGTAGTATATATCAAAAAATGAAATAtatatacttttaaaattaaacaaatgaaCTAACAGACAAAAGTAGTCTGTTTATAATAAACCCGGGACATCATCGTTAGCAAGAAAATCCACTTTgcgatttgaaaaaaaaatcggTGAGTGTTTGATGCGATCCTCAGTTTTTTCACGCTTTTGTTTTTGACGGTTTGAAGAGGCCGGGTCCCTCTTATCCCTGGGGATCCCTGTGCCTTTAGTTGACCTTGCTCCTAGAAGGACAGGGCTTTAATTTCAGACCCTGGAGGCTGCCGTAGACAAAAGATCGGGTCCAGGCGGGCAGGTGCAGGGACTCGATCGGAAATGTTCATTGCTCAATGAAGTAGGGCATTTCTCCAACCTCCAGCATTGCATTTCATTATACCTCAGTGTTTTCTTCAAAACCAACATTCCTCCCCCCAGGGATCCTTCAATACTCAGGTCCAGAATGACTTGTTGACTGTGTGCACTTTTTTGATCGTTATTTTTGATGAAAAATGTGAAAACCAATGAAATACCTTTCCATTCAACATTCAATTATAATGTTTGATCAAATGAACCTTAGTCttccactttgttttttttaatatattcagtTTGTAAAGTAAAACACCCAATGAATAAGTGAAACCGTTAGAACAATGAATATGCCAAAAGTTACAGCAGCGTCAATATTTAATCATAAatgaagaactgcggatgctgaaattCTGAAACGGAaacagaaactcagtaggtctggcagcatctgtagagagaaacagagtgaaagtTTCGAACGGTTCAGAAGAAGTGTCCTGGTTTGGAAACTTtgttcttctctccacagatgctgccagatctactgaccgtctccagcaatttctggttctgTTCCAATATTTAAAACTTAAGATTGCATTTCATGGCACTACATTCAGTGTTAGCCAAATGGAGTAAGTGGTGAGTATAGACACCAATATATTTACCTtgttttcctgtgtgaatatgtATCTGGACGGTGAGAAATATGAAACATGCTTACCTCCTCATGCATGATTGATTGTGTTGTTGAGCCGTAAATTCTAAATGCGCCATATAAGTTACGTTAACGGTGGTAACTATCTCCCCAAGTTACTCAGAGAGGAATCGACTTCTGGTCGGGCTTCCCTCTGCTATCCAGTGACCCCTGCTGGAAACTCGGTGAGGTCACGAATATTCTGACCCGTTGtctcccccatcaccttcccatCCAAGTAACCAAATCTTAAAAATGTGGATTGTCCACTTTCGTACACGAGAAGTGACCACTTCGATGAGGTACATGAAAACCATCAGGACTATGAACTAATTATGATGTCAGTCACTATTTCCAATATCGATGGAAGAAGGGTGAACCTCAGCTCATGCTTTGTTTGGAGTGCGAAAACGATCGTTAAAATCTATATCTGCTGGTTCAAAGGCCTGGGAGCAGAACTTTGGGCCACATAGCTGCACAATTCAGGAGATCTTGAACCGTTTCGGTTAGTTCCCATTGTTCAAGTGCCAGCACCTATATTAACTCTTTTCATATTTATATTGGACTTttcaaaaacacatttaaaatgttattttgtcaaataattttgCATTCATGTTTAATTTGAATTTCTGCTTAGCTGCGTCTCACCGCAAATCAGTGAAGAATTAATTGCTTCACCAAACTATGGAATCTGCCTACATCATAACAATGTCCGACAAGTAGACTGTGTGCGCGAATTGAGTGATACAAAGACATCTGTGATCTGTTTTACATCAATCCAGGAGGTGCATCATCATGCACCACATCGACGCTGCTTGTCATCAGCAAGGTTAAAGAACATCGAAAATGAAGCGTTTCGTTCAAGCTAATGCTCAATTGACCTCTCCAGCTGAATAAGGTCAATATAGAATCATACTGCCAGGCAATAAATCAAATATCTAAGTCCCAttcaaaaaatgcaaatattcaGGCTCCCTTAGTTTGCATACGCTAAAATACACCCGAATCAACATATTAATCTTTGACCGAAAAACTCTGGGATGTTATCTTCCGCGTCGGTTCGAAGTAACTGTTGCGGTTGCATTTAAACATATGCACACACTGGGGGGAAACCTAGTTTAAAACGAAATGATTACAGGTTGTCCAGTCAAAATTCATTCATGTTATTACACGAAGCGGGatgcttttgattttaaaaactgcagttTACCGACTCAGTGGGATTTGTTTTGTTCTGGATCTGTGATATGGATTTAACTCGCAGGGATCCATCCACGTGGTTGTTTTATTTATCCTCTCCCCCTTGGCGATGTTGTGCTGTCAGCCCTTCCCCAATTGAGATGGATGATGCAGTGTTATTGGAattggaggtttttttttatcCTCCCGAGGCGGCTAAAGCCCCTGTTCTATCCCAGACACGTGCATATACAACAGGATTGTCCGAACCACCTGGCTTGATCGTAAATACAGGCTAAACGAGGCACCCCGAGAATAGCAGCCCATCCCCGGGGGCCATCGGCAGTGTGTATGCAGGCTATTGGCTTAATCACATAAACTCGAGCTTATGAAAGGAATCACCGCTTCAGCGCTTAATATATTCATTATTCTAGAAAACGTTAGTATAGAAAATGCCTTAAGGGAAATAAAGTCCAGTACGCCGTTCTAAGACAGCTGCAAaaactaaatattttttaaaaaaatcttttcatccAGTTTATGTTTCTACTTGCCCTGCgggttttatttcttttgtttttgtgaagTTTGCTGCTCTTGTGTTTAGCTCTTGCCTTCCACCAAGACAACGATGCCACTCTTCACTGGTCCCTTGAGCAGCCATTGACAGTCAAGTGGTCTCTCGTGTGATTGCCTGCCTCAAAATTTGTATACATTCACTTTAGATGACAGCTTGGAGTGGGCGTTTCTTTTCATTTCCTGATGCCTTTTGAAAGACTGATCTCATCCGTGTTTTCCCATTGACAATGACGAAGTTGTAATGATTATaagttttaaaacagagaaggAAAATCCACGCGCACAATTCGGGTCCCCTTTCAACTATCTTGGTCAACTTTAGGTTTGGATCTcaaagtaacttttaaaaaaaatcattgttgcCCAAGGGTCATTGATAGTTCAATCAATATTCTATAATGCAGTTCGCAAATACAGAAGGATGTACCAGTGTGTACTTAATGTTCAGATGAAGGTATTTTGAAAAATGAAGTATTTGTGCAGATTTTATTCTGAAAATCTTATTTTAATATTTCAACTCAGAATAATTCTCGATGGAACACCTCTGAAAGAATCAGGcatgaaatcatttttaaaaacgttaaatttttttttatttacatgcAGTGTATAAAGAATCAAAACATTAACCTGGTAAGAACACATATTAGAATAAACTCTTTATGTACAAAAAATACATCTTCATATGAATGCTTCTCCTTGAATAAATAATACATGGGCACTGTGCCCAGCTTGGTCTGAAACCCATGTCCAATGACCGAGACTCTAAGAACAGCGCCGGAGGTCGGGATCCATAATGCATGAACCCCGCTTCTTGTCTCCTTTCTCTGTTTCTTTCATCCTATTGTCAGGGCGTTCAAACTAAATTTCCACGCTCATTTTTCTTCATTAGGACTTTACAAATTGTAAAGCTGACTTTTCACCTCGTCTGCAGAagcaaatctctctctctcttttaatcCTAAATCGCATTAAATAGAGGCTGATGTCTATTCTGTGATGACAGACAAAGAAAGCTTTTGTGGAAATCAGAAAAGTGCACAGAGAGAAAAAGCTTAAGACGGTTTGAAAGAGCTGACAACTCTTTAGAGCGCTGCTAATCGTTATCACTTGTAACCCCAGCGTTTGAAAGAAACAGCAAATTGTCAAAATGTTCTTTTTGCGTTGATTTTCTACTATAAGAACTACcagtatatatttatatatatgtataaaataataTTCTACTGGCCATCACTGACTGAAAActggtttttaaaaaagttcgTGCAGTCTTAAGGCAAAAATGTGAACAGTCACTTATGGGTTTCGGTTTCGTTCCCCTCAATGGTATTCATTGAAACAGGTCACTTCATTGAGAAACTCTTTTTGGATAGTGCGGAATGAGAAGATGCTGTCCGAAGGTCTTTTATATGCATAGTCTTCGGAGGTGGAGGGACTGGCTGGACTGGAAGTGCAAGTGGTTGCAGATGATGGGGATGCTGTGGTCACCCAGGATCCCTCATCGCTGCTTGGGCTGGGTGGGTCGATGTTTTTCAGATAGCCGGGCAGCATCACTGGCTTGCGGCTGCTGTCCATACACTGATCGGCCAGTCTGAGGGTTTCAGACAGAGCCCAGATGTAATTATGGGCGAATCGCAGAGTTTCTATCTTGGTCAGCTTGGCATCGTCGGGGAAGGTTGGCAGGACACTGCGGAGGTCATCCAGGGCGGAGTTCAGGTTGTGCATCCTGTTCCTCTCTCGGTCGTTGGCTTTGGTCCTCCGGCTTCGCTTCACCAGGTGCTGGCCGCTTTGGGGCTTTGCTTTCGAGCGGCCTCTGGGTTTGCGCTTCTTGTCTCGCGGGTCCTCTGACCTCTCCAGGTTAGAGCGGGGAGTCGGGCTCGGCAGGAGGAGCTCGCCAGATGGGGTACTAACTGAAGATGGAGGTGACGCAGTTAGGAAACTGAGTCTGTCCTCTTCATCTGTCAGTGGGAAGGAGAGGTCGCTCTGGTCACAGTCAGaataggtgcaatccatcctgatgggagagagagagagagagagaaaaatgaaacgTTCCAGGAGCAATCGagtttcagcttttttttaaaaaatgctttacaGTTCTTTTAACTGACACCTCAACAGCCCAACACAAAAATAAGGGGGAAAAGGGAACAAAATGCAGCACGATTAAAGATGCTGCAGTGCTTACATTGGAGGCAGAGCGGACAGCAAGTGAAGATGTAAAATCCAGCGAATTTTCTGAGGTTCCTCCTGCTGTTGGGATTTCTCCCGAGGACACGCGACTTCAGTTGTTTTCTACTGATCTTGGTGCAATAAGCTCGTGTGAGCAGCGAGTTTGGCACACGACTCAATAAACGGTTTATATACGCTCTGAAACAATCACCCCGTCCCTCGggaggttgggggttgggggggtggggggagaggaagaaTGAATTGATCAGAGCTGCCCGTGCCACACTCCCTCTGATGAACACAGGCTTTGTCACCGATCCCCaacatccccccccaccccccacgccCTCCCCCGCACTGGCGGCGTCTCCGGCAGCGTGTCTTTCATTATTCCACCGTCTCACCGACCAATGCCAGCAACAATTGGGATCCCTGGCACGCGAAATGGGCCAATAGGAATGAGCGGCTGCACGGCCGCCACGCTCCCCGGGTGAGGTTCATTAGTCCGGCACCGAGAGCCCTGATTAACCCCGCAGGTCAGGCACGCTCCTTCGGCTTACAACCTCCaccacacacagagggagagagagagaggcagcacACCACCCTCCAGCGCTATCAAACCTGACAGAATACAACAACAAAAAGTGTGTGCATTTTCCATTGACACGCGGCTGCAATTATATTCACCGCTGGTGCACTTCAATCTCGAAGTTAGTTGCAGTAGTAAGAAAATTCATCCCTCGTCCGAACCTTTCATTTAACAATTTGCTTCAGATCTAATTCTGTTCCAGAGTTTGTCATCACTGCAGCAATATTGATTGTTAAACACTTATTGGAGGGAGAGTTATCTCCGCACTTTTAGACCGTTTTGAGTTGACTTGCTTCAAGGGTATTATGTATTGTTCAAAAGGTGAGCTGTCCGACTCACTCCCGCAGCTGAGCTCTGTAACTGCTGCTTACATTATCTGGGAACAGTTGGCAGGATGTTCATGTTTGCG includes the following:
- the neurog1 gene encoding neurogenin-1, whose amino-acid sequence is MDCTYSDCDQSDLSFPLTDEEDRLSFLTASPPSSVSTPSGELLLPSPTPRSNLERSEDPRDKKRKPRGRSKAKPQSGQHLVKRSRRTKANDRERNRMHNLNSALDDLRSVLPTFPDDAKLTKIETLRFAHNYIWALSETLRLADQCMDSSRKPVMLPGYLKNIDPPSPSSDEGSWVTTASPSSATTCTSSPASPSTSEDYAYKRPSDSIFSFRTIQKEFLNEVTCFNEYH